The Bacteroides ovatus genomic interval TAAGATGATAGATCCTAAATGATAGTCACTGTTGTGGGGCATTTCAAGCAAATTGTCCCAAAGGTCTGTAACATTTTTATCTTCCCAGCAATAGGTTCGCTGATAATCGGGAATAACCAAATTGGAAGAAAATAAATCTTGCAAATTTTTGGTTTCCAAAACGACCTTTTCTTGAGAATTGGTAAGTTCTTTAAACTCTAATTCTCGTGTGTATGGGCTGGAAATCTCATTCTTTCTGTGAAGATTGAATTTATCAATACAATCCGTCAGCAACGGATCGAAAAACATTATCAGTTTCTGGAATGCATTCTTTATGTCCTCCCAATTATTGATTGTAATTTCAATACTGCATCGTCCTTTACATTTTCCCCATTGATGCCATGATAAATCAGGATTGGTCTCTGTCTGCTTCTGTAAATAACGTAAAAAACGCATATAGTCAGTTTGAGTATAGCGTCCTTCTATATGAAGTTCAACTAATCCATTCCATTCATTATCTATACGATATTCATAATGAATAGAAGAGTCATTTACTGGAGTTGAGATTTGGATATATCTGTTATACTGCCAGGTTCTTGAAGGGAATACTCCATGGAATTTTTTATCTACCCAAAAACCTTTCAGATAATTATATAAGTATTGGTCTATGTTACAATAATTAGCCATATTTATTTAATCGCTTGCTTCACAAGGCTCATGATATATTCTAAATATTTAGTATCCGAGATTTTGAGTTCATAATCTCCATTGCCAAAATGTCCGACAGTTGAAATATCCCTTGTTAATTGCTTGCTATCTTCTAAATGTCCTTTGGCTACATTTATAGTAAGCTTTATTCCATTTTTCTGGATTTCAAGTGCACAAATATGGCTGTTGGTCTTTTTGAATGAAACATACCATTTTTGTGGTTTAACTTCAATTTCTGTATTCAAATTAAGAATTGCATTCTTATAACTCTCGTATAATTCTACTACATCGTCAGATTTTCCTTTTAACAAATTTTCCTCGGAATATTCTTTAATTTTCTCTGTCACTTCTTTAAATTCCGGACTATTTTGCATCACTGTTTTAATGCTTGCCGATGCGTGACTTTTGCGAATAGGAGTGATGGAAACACTATCATTCTCATAGCGCTTCACTTCCCATAATTCAATGGATAAATCTTTGAAATTGACGGCTTCTCGTTGGTTAGGCGTGAATCCTTGTGAAACAAAAACGACTTTTGTCTGCGACCAGTCCACCTCATTTCGTTTCAAATTTCCTGCTTGTGTTTCATTATATTCCAGAATAAAATCAGCCTGATTTTGCAGCATTAGGCTTAGGTAAGTAAACCCTTGATCTATGACACTGGAGTTTCTTTCCCTCTTATATTCAATGATAACAAAAGCCTTCGATTGAGGATCAAAGGCAAGCGTATCAATACGGCGGTCTTTGATCGTAAATTCGGACTTTATCATTTCAAGTCCCATGATTTCGGACATATTGGTTTCAAACATGCGTTGAATATCTCTTTCCAATTTAAAAGGCTTTTCCTTTATTTCAGAAAAGACGCCTGAAGTATTATATTTGTAAAGTGCCATAATTTTATTTTGAATCGTTTATTGCCGTAAAGGTAAGGATTCTTTTGATATTACTATTTCTTTCCCCGAATTCTCCTTCACCATTTTTTTTATTTTTGAAATACTCTTATTAAACTTTCTTTTCCCACTAGCCCCGCCGCCATTTATAATGTTCTACGAAAACTTTTATGCTATTCCACTTCTTTGTAAAAAAATATAAGCATCTATGTGTGTAACATAGAAATTTGTTATTTGCGAAACGACAATAATATTGACATTTACTCTGTTCGTCAATCATTTTTTGATATTTATCAACCTGTTTGTTTAGTAGTGTTTCATATTTATTTAATAACGTCTCTATTAATTCTCTTTTCTTTTTAGAGATAGAAAGATTATTATTTATAATACTAAGTAACTTATTGATTTCTTTTTCATTTTCTTCATTAACTAGTATATGGTTTAAGTCTTTCTGGATATTAGATAAGATTTTGTCTATAAGGTGAAAACTTGTTTCATTGTTTTTTTTTATAAGATTGAAGAGCTTGCTGTTTTTGTTCAATTCTTCTGTTTCTATATTTTGATCTATTTCCAATTTTTTTATATTTCTCTCGATTAAAGTTATATAGCCATTTTGTTTTTTAAGTAAGCTGCCTATTTTTTGAAGCTTATTTTCGTATAGTTGACTATATTTGTATCCTATTTTTATTGCTATAAGATTATTGTAAATCTCTTTTGTATCAGTACCTTCATTTATTATCATTTCATTTATCAACTTGTCAATAGCAATAATACTTTTTTTTATTGGATTCCATATATGCCATAATAGAATATATAGAACAATAATTATTCCAGAAGCCAATAACGCATATTTGGTGTTTATAATATAATAATTGTAATGTGTACCAATTTTGCATCCAGCAGCGATTAAAATTATAATAGAAGCGAAAGCATATACAAGTTGTTTATATAATAATGGTATTTGCTGCTTACATTTTAAACTTTGATACAGTTCAGAGCACTTTACCCCACAATAAAATATAATTGTATTCGTAAGAATAATTCCGATACTATCATTGCTGAAAACTTTATGATAAATATACAATAATATTGCTATAACCGTATCTAAAATGATAAAAATTGGAAGTTTTGACTTATCAAATCTATCAAAATGAAAACTATTTTTTTTATCATTATAATAGTTCTTTATAAGTAATAAAGCGAAAGCAACAGTAATAAAATCTCCCATTAAAGTAACTATTTGCGACCAGCAAAATTGGTCTGATTTCATTGATGAAGTTTCATAATGTTCAAGTAACATCCATGATAATGTTATAATACACCCAATTAATATCCAAATAGACCACCCAATATGACTATTTTGTTCTGATAGCCTTTGTCTTTCTACATATAACAGATTTAATAATTCATTTTTTTTCATAATATGCCACTTAGATATTAGCAAATGTAGTTTATTTATTATAAAATTGAGTATTAATATAGGGATTTACTTTTTGAAGTATTAAATAAAACTTTGATTAATATTTAATGTTGGTAACAAAGATAAACAGTCAGAGAAATTATATATTCTCCCCATTCAGTTACTTACTCAAATTTACGATTATCATGTTTTGCCTGAATGATACGATGTGCTCCTTTCTTTTGGTTATCCGATTATAATACTAATAAGAGTTCCTCAATTTGTCAATTTCATATTGTATTAGACCAAGATTTGTCAATGTCGTTGTTGCTAACTTATTTAGTTTTAGTATATTATTTTCTGGTGATTCATTTATGTTTATATATTCTGTTAATTTTCTAATTGCTGATATTGGAATACCGTATTCCATTAATGCTGCGATATTGGGATGTAAAAAACCATTTTCAAGATTACTTGCAATAAAGCTATAATTACCATACTTCATATTTGATTTTTTAAATACATACTCCTGCAAGTTGGAGATGACATTTAACCATTTGGGTAGTTTATAATCAAACCAATGTCGGCTAATATGTAAAATGGCATAAGAAGCAACATCAATCCGCTTTTGTTTATTAGGAATTTTGCTAGACCAAAAGTTGTCATTTACATAATATGAAATAACAGCATTTATAGACTTCATGTTAATATATGAAAAAGCGAAACTAGCCAACCACCGAGCAGATAAACGTCCAATACCCTCAATATATGTTTTGTCACCTGCACCACTTAACGTATCCCAGCATAATTCGATAGCTACACTTAAATTGTCGAAAGTTTTGGGAGTAGATGTCCAATTTAGCTGGGAGTTATAATATTGGAGGTTAGACTCAATTTTATTTATAATGGCTAATTGACCTTCTATTGAAATACCGTTGTTGGATCTAATTACTTCTTTTATTTCGGGAGACATATTGTCAAACTTCGCAAGTCTTATTTTTGCTTTCTCTTCAATGTCTTTTTCATCCATAGAAATTAAAACTTCTAATGGGGCTTGTTCTTGATTAAAAATAGGTATATCAACAAATAGTTCCATTTGTTCAGGCTGATTTTCAAATCTAATTACATTACCAATATAATGTTTCCTCATACGACCAGATCGACCTGCAATATTTTTATAATCAAAAAAGTCTATAGGTTGTCCTCCTTTATCTTTATCAAATAAAATAACATTTTTAGCAGATGTGTTTACCCCCTCTATCAATGTTGATGTACAAAATAGCCACCTGATTGATCCTTCATTAAAACAATCAACAATTGAACCGCCTAAATGACGGGGTAAAGCGCCATGATGAAAACCTATACCACAATTCAAAGCATCTATTAAAGACCACTTGGAATTAATATTGTCTTTAATCCATTCACCTATTTCTTTATTTCTTTGAACATACGGAACTAGCATTAATTTATTTTCATTTTTTAAATATGAAGCATAGTCTAATGCTAGATTAGTGGCCTTATTGGGAGAGGAACAGTAAATAATCGTTTGTTCTTTTGTTGATGAAAGTAATTTGAAGAGTTCTAGCTTTTTTAATTCTTTTTTCTCTTTAGCTTTACCTTGAATATTGACATTAGTCTCATTGACTGCTACTGTTGCAAATTCAGTAGGATACCAAATTAAGTCATATTTATTTTTGAAATTTAAAGGTATATCTTTAATCATAGGTCCTAATAGATAGAATTTACTAGTAAATTTCAATAGTTTGGCAAATGCTTGATTCAAAGCTATAGCTCTATCATCATCTCTATCTAAACTTAATTTATAGAACTCATCTATGACAAAAAACTCTATTTCAGGAAATTGGTTATATTCAACCACACGTTCTCCTGTAAATAAAAAAATATTTCCTTTTTCTTTAGTTGGCTCTTGACTAGTAGAAACAATTATCTTGTACCAGTTTTTATATTTCAAAAGTTTCTTTCGGGTTTCATCAAGTAAAGCTAGAGTTGGTTGAATAATTACTATCTGTTCATATAGTTTGCTGGCAATAACTTCTTCAATAAGTAAACTCTTTCCAAAGCTTGTTGGTGCACTTACAACCAAAGAACGTTTACTCTGTAATTCTATAGATAAATGTTGTTGCTCTTCATGTAGATAAATATTATCTAAGTGAGGGGATTTGTGATATTCATAACATAAAAGGGAGCTTTGAGAAAGTTGCTTTGGATCAACATAAGGATATAAACCTGCAGCGGCAGTTAAGTCATTCCAAATGGAATAGGTGTTTTTATCTACTTTCTTCCATGCATCTAGTATTCTAATGATTATATCTCTACCATATTTATTATTTTCTCTAGAACGTAATAAAGATGAACACAATTGCGAAAGCGAAAAACTATGCTCATAATCAATGTTTTTTGTTTCTGTTATATATATGATAGCATCTTGAACTTTCTGTGGTGTCATATTTGCTGCATTAATTTTAATCGTTTATCTAATTCTGTATTTAACATATCTTTATTTTGTACAGGTAGAAGCATTAATATGACTTCTGTTGAAACATTCCCTTTCAATTTATCAAAGGTCTTACAAAGAGCTGTACATTCCGATATGAAATCCTCAAAATATTTATTACTTTCTTCGCAATGATTTTTAAATAGATCACTATTATAAGTACACACCATTGGAATTACTATATTGGAAAAAATTACATCTAGTTTTTGATGCTCATCCATAAGATTTCGCCAATATTCTATCTCTGGAATGCTTTCTGGGAGTTTCTTAGATATTAAGCTAAACTCTCTTCGTAAATAATCTGCATTAACATGCTTTTTTATATCTTCAGCCAAATCTCGGACTCCAGCATCTCCTGTTTTGTATAATTTAGATTCACCAAGCCATAATTTTTTCTTGTCTCCAGTGATAGTTACCTGTACACCATCAAAACCATGAGCAGGTACATTGTGTGAATCTTTAAAATATATTTTTGAAATTAATGGAATTGTGTTCTGAAAATCTCGCAACAATAAATGAAGAATTAGTTCACCAAATTCTCCTCTATTTTGATATTTGTCTGTTAGGTATACTATTTGTGCGGCTTCTTTTAAGCGAGATATTATTTCAGTAAGTGGAATAGAAGTACCACAGTGATAACCTAAAGAAAATTCGGGTATTACATTTCTTACTATGTCAACCAAAGGCTGTAGTCTAAATTGCTTTTGATCGAATCCAATATGATACGCTTTCAATGTAGGTTCACAAATATATTCTTGAATTACTAAATCAGATTTAAAAGGTCTACTCATTATATAAAATTATGTTTACTGAAATTTATTACAAAGATATAAATTTAATCTGATAATTTATTAAACAGTCTATTATAAATAGTTGTATTACTAAATTTCTTAAAATACCTTATTACAATTCTATTCTTACTGATAACTATATGTTGACTATTTTTGAGATTATATTGATGTTGTATCGATAAATTCAGTTTGCTTACTAATTGTTATTTAACTTTTTCTCCTCCTTCACCATCTTTCTCCACCTCTGAAACGCCCTCATCAAACTTTCTTCTTCCACTAACTCTACCATATTATAATGTGCGACAAAAGTTTCCATTGATTTTTTGAACATGATGCCGTGGCAGTATTTATTTTCCAGGAGAAATTCATAAAGTTCGGCTTTCATTTCTACTTCCATTGCTTTTTCAATGATAAGTGCACTGTCATGACCTATATAATTATATACATTTGGATTTTTTCCGTTTCTAGGGTGGGGGAGAGTAAAGGTGATATTTCCTATTTCGTGCCATGAGGCATTGGGAGGGTGTGGGATGGAAAGTTGGTGGAGGAAGTGGTAGATAGGCTGGGTATCGAGAAGATGGATGGCGGAAAGCGAGGAAGAAAAACGGTCTGGAGGTACGTCGAGGTGGTTTTTATAGCGCACATACATGTAAGCCGCTAGATAGGGCTTGATTTGGAAAGTAACTGTAACCATTATTTTTTAGATTTTATTTGTAAAATATTTATCAGAGTAGTGCCGTTTTTAATATTGGCATTTGCATTCATGTGTTGAGAAATTTCTCATAAAAGGAAGGTACGAGAGGATGCTTGTGTAATAATTTGGTTTTCAGATGGTTACATAAGTAGTTCTTGGTTTTAAACCAACGGGTCGTTCCTTTAAAAGGAACGACCCGTTGCACACCGAGGAACACCTCGTTGGTTTTAAAGCAACGAGGAGCTCCTTAAAATCAAGAGATAAAACTATAGTAAATCTCTCAAAAAATTAAAATAGAGGAATAATCTAATCATTTTCAATGTAAAGAAATTGTATCGCTATGTGTTTGAGTGTTTTTATCTGTATAAAGAAATATACCGAGTGTCATATATGAAGAATTTTCAGATAGTAGCTATTTAACATAGTTTAAACGAGACTCTTTTATAATTCTGATTTTATTTTATGTTTAATGTCAATTTGAAATTTAATTATAATATTGATGAAAGGTTTGATAGGAGGTTAATTGAGGAAAAATTGCTATAGATTACTTCATTAAAAGAAAAATCACCAAGTTCTATCAGAACTTGGTGATTTTTTATACTCCATTTATAATAAAATAAATATATAGTTATTAAAATATGAGTTATCTATCTTTTTTTAATTTCATTTATTAACAATTCCTTTTTGGTATTATATAATGGAACAAAAGTATATATTCTTTTTGCAAAAAACAACAAAAAGACATGTTTTTTTTATGGAATCGTCATCTAGTCTGATTGAAAAAGTAAAATCAGGCGACATTTCTTTTCTAAATAGCATATTTGATGCAAAAACACAACAAAAGCAATGAATCGTTATTAAGTTCTGATAGAACTTATCGAAGTGTGAAAAGTGAGTTTAATTGTTTTAGGGCTATTTAATAACTTAAAAAGAGATTTATGAAGAAGAAATTAGCGCTGCTATTTGGATACCTTTTTATAGGTATCGGGCTGATAACAGCTCAAACGCAGAAAGTCACGGGGACAGTGATTTCCGATGATGACAAACAACCTGTTGTAGGGGCTTCAATTGTCGTAAAAGGCACTAACTTAGGTACAATAACAGACATAGACGGGCATTTCACATTATTGAATGTGCCGAATTCAGCAAAAATATTGCAAATATCATATATAGGTATGAAAACGGAGTCGGTTCCTGTTCAGCCGACTGTTAGAGTTATCTTAAAGTCTGACACACAGCTGATGGATGAAGTTGTTGTGGTAGGCTATGGATCAGCAAAGAAACTAGGGTCAGTAGTCGGTTCGGTAACAACGGTAAATAATAGTAAGATAGCCAACAGACCGGTGGCTAATGCCGGAGATGCATTACAAGGTCAAGTTGCCGGTTTACAAGTGTTTACCCCTAGTGGAGAACCGAGCGGGAGTGTTGTAATGCGATTGCGTGGAGTCAGTTCGATCAATTCAAATACAGAACCTCTTTTTATTCTCGACGGTTCACCTATATCATCCGGAGCATTTACAGCATTAAATCCGAACGACATCGAAAGCATGACCGTATTGAAAGATGCCTCTTCAACAGCTATATATGGCTCCCGTGCTGCTAACGGAGTCGTGATAATGACTAGCAAGAAAGGAAAAATGGGACAGAAGGCCCGTGTTAGTATCAATGCACAATATGGCTGGTCGAAAATGACAGGAGATAATATAGAGATGATGAACACTGAACAATGGCTTAACCTGCAGGAAATGCTAGATCCGGGAAAAGCATACGACACTACATTTCAAAAACGGAAGAAGTTCTATATAGATAATGGTATATCTACAGACTGGGCGGATGTCTTCTTCGGAGATGCAGCTCCTACCCAACAATACGATGTAAATGTGGTTGGCGGTTCCGAAGGTATCAACTACTACATTTCATTTGGACATTATGATACAGAGGGAATTATGGACGATTCCTCATTGCGCCGTGAGACTTTGCGCAGTAATGTGGAAGTAAAGGTAACCGACTGGCTGAAAGCCGGGATTAACGTGAACCTTTCCTATCAGAAATATAACACGACAACTTTCGGAACGGAAGCTAACAGCGTTTATAATAAAGCGTATGCTGCCCGTATTTATCGTCCCGACCAAACAATAAACGAGATATTGACAGACGAAGAAGGCAACTTTACAGGTTATGGGAAACGATTGGACTATTTTGACGATATGGGATATTATAATCCGTATTACTTGGCAGAACTTCAACCGAATGACCGGAGTACGGTACGTATCAATGGCAATACCTTCTTTAATATAAATCCAATAAAAGGATTGAATATCCGTACCTCACAGGCGGTAGATGCCTTTGATTATCGTAACTCCCATAAAGCCTATCCGGAAGGCCCCTTTAAAGGGGCAGGAGTGGCGTCCGAGTCTTTTGAACGTTATTATTCATTTACTTTCACCAATACGGCGGAATATAAATTCAGTCTGTCAGACAAGCATCTTTTTACTGTGTTGGCTGGCCAGGAGTCCATTATCACAAAGAATGAGAATTTCTCGGCAACTTCTAAAAAAATGGTAGACTCACGAATGATGCTGATGGCAGCTGGAGCAGAGTCAGAAGTGCCGATACATTCGATGTATGACAAGGTTTTCAATTCTTATTTCGGCACAATCAGTTATAGTTTCGCTGATCGCTATTATGTCGATTTGGCAGCACGGCGGGACGGTTCTTCTCTGTTTGCCAAAAACAACCAGTGGGCAAACTTTTATTCTTTGGGAGCCATGTGGGATATGAGAAAAGAGAATTTCCTGCAGAACGTTTCATGGTTGAACAGTTTACAGTTGAAGGTGAGCTATGGAACAACTGGTAATTCCGGTATCAGCGCCTATAATGCGTTGGCATTGGTCGGTTCCGGTTTGCTGTATAACGGACAACCGGGTATTGCTCCTTCTACCGTTGGCAATGATAACCTGACATGGGAAAGCATGAAAACACTGAATGTAGGCATCAGTACAAGAGTGTTTGACCGCTTTTCTGTAGAATTGGAATTTTATAACCGCCAGACGGACGATATGTTGATGGGGTATCCATTGTCATACACTACCGGACATGGCAGTAGCGTAGAAAATGTGGCAAGTATGCGCAATCGCGGTTTCGATATTACTCTGGGAGTGGATATTCTGAAAACGAGAGATTTTTCATGGAGTGTTTCAGGAAACCTGAATTATAATAAGAATGAGATAACTAAACTATTTAACGGATTGGATGAATATACTTTGCCTGATACCGGTTTGAAGATGAAAGTCGGTAAACCTTGGGGAGAATACTACTATGTAAGATGGGCAGGGGTCGATCCGCGTGACGGATATAATACATGGTATGATAAAAATGGAAATCTGACAAAAAGCTATTCGGAAGAAGATGCCGTTTTTGTCGGCAAGCAACGTTATGCTCCATGGTCCGGAGGTTTTGGTACCCAGTTCGGATGGAAAGGAATTTCCGTCAGTGCCGACTTCTCTTTTATGCTCGGCCAGTATATGTTGAATAATGAACGCTTTTTTACAGAGAATCCCACTTTTGCAGGTTCGGACAATCAAACTGTAGAAATGCTTACGATGTGGCAAAAACCGGGAGATGTAACCAGAATTGCTACTCCCGACTCCCCGATGCAGTTTGATACGCATTTACTGGAAAACGCTTCATTTATGCGCATGAAAAACCTGACTGTCGGGTACACCCTTCCGCCCAAAGTGATTCAGAAAACAGGAGTAATTAGTAACGCCAGAATCTACTTTGTAGGACGTAACTTACTCACAGTGACTAAATATAAAGGATATGACCCGGAAGTAGACAGTAATATCCAGTTGGGGAACTATCCCAATACCAAGCAATATTCTTTCGGAGTCGAACTAACTTTCTAAAAACATAAAGAATGGTGAATATGAAGAAAATATCTATAATAGCATTGACTATACTGACACTAGGAATGACTTCCTGTGATATGGATAAAATGCCATACGATGCTGTTCCTACAGAGGAAGCGTTAACAACCATAGTCGGTTTTGAAGAAGCACGTGCCGGTATCTATTCCGTATATTTAGGACTGACAGGAGGAAGTTATGTATTAGCTCCGGAAGTTCAGGCAGATGCCTTTAATGCAGTGGCGGATTTCTCTAATAAATATGGTGAGTTGCACCGTTGGACTTTCGAGAGCACCAACTCTACCGTAGAAACAATCTGGTCGAACTACTATGCCGCTATCGGACGTGTCAACTTCTTTATTGACGGGGTAGGTAAGATTGATGAGAATCCGGAAATCGAATTGACTGAAACCCAGAGACAACAGATTAATGTGTATGAGGGGGAAGCGTATTTTACAAGAGCATACTGCTACTTTTATTTAGCTACTTTATTTTGCCGCGATTACGATGTAGCTACCGCAACAAGTACTCCGGGACTGCCGCTTCAGGTAAAATATGAGCCTAAACTTTCTGCTACCCAATATCCGGGACGATCTTCATTGGAAGATACTTACAAACAGATATTGGAGGACCTCGAAGAAGCCGAAGAACGTATCGAGACTGCAAAAAATGGCATTGCTGATTATGACAGGTATATTAATGGCGCATACGTGACAGTCAACACGGCTCCCAAGAATTGTGGGAATTATATTACGGTAGATGTAGTAACTGCCTTGAAAGTGCGTGTTGCCCTGCAGATGGATGACTATGAAAATGCAGCCAAATATGCAGGAGACCTGGTTAATTCGAACAGATATCCATTATCGAACACAGCAACAGATTTTGAAAGCGTATGGAAGAATGACAAGGGAACGGAAACCATCTGGCAGATTGCCATGACTAGTGCCGACGATGCCGGTGTACCTCTGGGGACTATTTTCATCGGTTATCCGACTACAAAGAAGGATTATATTCCTACACAAACACTGATTGACCTATACAATGAAAAAGATATCCGGCTAAAGACTTATTTCGGAAAATATCACTTAACCGTATCGTCAGGTAATGCGGCGGATATCTATTTCTTTAATAAATACCCGGGCAATGAATATTACAATGCATTAGGAAGCGAAACGCGTTATTTGAATCAGCCCAAACCATTCCGTATTGCTGAAATGTACTTGATTGCCACTGAAGCCAATGC includes:
- a CDS encoding DUF5655 domain-containing protein, translated to MALYKYNTSGVFSEIKEKPFKLERDIQRMFETNMSEIMGLEMIKSEFTIKDRRIDTLAFDPQSKAFVIIEYKRERNSSVIDQGFTYLSLMLQNQADFILEYNETQAGNLKRNEVDWSQTKVVFVSQGFTPNQREAVNFKDLSIELWEVKRYENDSVSITPIRKSHASASIKTVMQNSPEFKEVTEKIKEYSEENLLKGKSDDVVELYESYKNAILNLNTEIEVKPQKWYVSFKKTNSHICALEIQKNGIKLTINVAKGHLEDSKQLTRDISTVGHFGNGDYELKISDTKYLEYIMSLVKQAIK
- a CDS encoding DEAD/DEAH box helicase gives rise to the protein MTPQKVQDAIIYITETKNIDYEHSFSLSQLCSSLLRSRENNKYGRDIIIRILDAWKKVDKNTYSIWNDLTAAAGLYPYVDPKQLSQSSLLCYEYHKSPHLDNIYLHEEQQHLSIELQSKRSLVVSAPTSFGKSLLIEEVIASKLYEQIVIIQPTLALLDETRKKLLKYKNWYKIIVSTSQEPTKEKGNIFLFTGERVVEYNQFPEIEFFVIDEFYKLSLDRDDDRAIALNQAFAKLLKFTSKFYLLGPMIKDIPLNFKNKYDLIWYPTEFATVAVNETNVNIQGKAKEKKELKKLELFKLLSSTKEQTIIYCSSPNKATNLALDYASYLKNENKLMLVPYVQRNKEIGEWIKDNINSKWSLIDALNCGIGFHHGALPRHLGGSIVDCFNEGSIRWLFCTSTLIEGVNTSAKNVILFDKDKGGQPIDFFDYKNIAGRSGRMRKHYIGNVIRFENQPEQMELFVDIPIFNQEQAPLEVLISMDEKDIEEKAKIRLAKFDNMSPEIKEVIRSNNGISIEGQLAIINKIESNLQYYNSQLNWTSTPKTFDNLSVAIELCWDTLSGAGDKTYIEGIGRLSARWLASFAFSYINMKSINAVISYYVNDNFWSSKIPNKQKRIDVASYAILHISRHWFDYKLPKWLNVISNLQEYVFKKSNMKYGNYSFIASNLENGFLHPNIAALMEYGIPISAIRKLTEYININESPENNILKLNKLATTTLTNLGLIQYEIDKLRNSY
- a CDS encoding DUF1837 domain-containing protein; amino-acid sequence: MSRPFKSDLVIQEYICEPTLKAYHIGFDQKQFRLQPLVDIVRNVIPEFSLGYHCGTSIPLTEIISRLKEAAQIVYLTDKYQNRGEFGELILHLLLRDFQNTIPLISKIYFKDSHNVPAHGFDGVQVTITGDKKKLWLGESKLYKTGDAGVRDLAEDIKKHVNADYLRREFSLISKKLPESIPEIEYWRNLMDEHQKLDVIFSNIVIPMVCTYNSDLFKNHCEESNKYFEDFISECTALCKTFDKLKGNVSTEVILMLLPVQNKDMLNTELDKRLKLMQQI
- a CDS encoding SusC/RagA family TonB-linked outer membrane protein, with amino-acid sequence MKKKLALLFGYLFIGIGLITAQTQKVTGTVISDDDKQPVVGASIVVKGTNLGTITDIDGHFTLLNVPNSAKILQISYIGMKTESVPVQPTVRVILKSDTQLMDEVVVVGYGSAKKLGSVVGSVTTVNNSKIANRPVANAGDALQGQVAGLQVFTPSGEPSGSVVMRLRGVSSINSNTEPLFILDGSPISSGAFTALNPNDIESMTVLKDASSTAIYGSRAANGVVIMTSKKGKMGQKARVSINAQYGWSKMTGDNIEMMNTEQWLNLQEMLDPGKAYDTTFQKRKKFYIDNGISTDWADVFFGDAAPTQQYDVNVVGGSEGINYYISFGHYDTEGIMDDSSLRRETLRSNVEVKVTDWLKAGINVNLSYQKYNTTTFGTEANSVYNKAYAARIYRPDQTINEILTDEEGNFTGYGKRLDYFDDMGYYNPYYLAELQPNDRSTVRINGNTFFNINPIKGLNIRTSQAVDAFDYRNSHKAYPEGPFKGAGVASESFERYYSFTFTNTAEYKFSLSDKHLFTVLAGQESIITKNENFSATSKKMVDSRMMLMAAGAESEVPIHSMYDKVFNSYFGTISYSFADRYYVDLAARRDGSSLFAKNNQWANFYSLGAMWDMRKENFLQNVSWLNSLQLKVSYGTTGNSGISAYNALALVGSGLLYNGQPGIAPSTVGNDNLTWESMKTLNVGISTRVFDRFSVELEFYNRQTDDMLMGYPLSYTTGHGSSVENVASMRNRGFDITLGVDILKTRDFSWSVSGNLNYNKNEITKLFNGLDEYTLPDTGLKMKVGKPWGEYYYVRWAGVDPRDGYNTWYDKNGNLTKSYSEEDAVFVGKQRYAPWSGGFGTQFGWKGISVSADFSFMLGQYMLNNERFFTENPTFAGSDNQTVEMLTMWQKPGDVTRIATPDSPMQFDTHLLENASFMRMKNLTVGYTLPPKVIQKTGVISNARIYFVGRNLLTVTKYKGYDPEVDSNIQLGNYPNTKQYSFGVELTF
- a CDS encoding RagB/SusD family nutrient uptake outer membrane protein, which codes for MKKISIIALTILTLGMTSCDMDKMPYDAVPTEEALTTIVGFEEARAGIYSVYLGLTGGSYVLAPEVQADAFNAVADFSNKYGELHRWTFESTNSTVETIWSNYYAAIGRVNFFIDGVGKIDENPEIELTETQRQQINVYEGEAYFTRAYCYFYLATLFCRDYDVATATSTPGLPLQVKYEPKLSATQYPGRSSLEDTYKQILEDLEEAEERIETAKNGIADYDRYINGAYVTVNTAPKNCGNYITVDVVTALKVRVALQMDDYENAAKYAGDLVNSNRYPLSNTATDFESVWKNDKGTETIWQIAMTSADDAGVPLGTIFIGYPTTKKDYIPTQTLIDLYNEKDIRLKTYFGKYHLTVSSGNAADIYFFNKYPGNEYYNALGSETRYLNQPKPFRIAEMYLIATEANAKIGTAAAVKKGNDALNALKKARIEGWTDATYDQEALLNEIMNERERELVGEGYRLMDLKRWGKGVKRGKPQSKGLVLFPGQASTDGLDKPMDDQRMLWPIPKTEMDANPQLAGQQNPGY